CTTCATTATTGCCATATGGACGAGTGACATGACAATTCTAACTGTTGGATATCTAAAGAATGGTATCAATTGgtcacttgtcaaatttcagaacctaattcaatcaagtacactcccatgtattggcatgcatcctcATGTTTTTTCTATGCGCGCCTACTATTATTCCGGAAACTACTGCGCACTCTCTCATAGTcttggatttttcaaaatttgtatTTGGCCACCTGCAAGTTTTTGATTGGGCTTGAAGTTCATATGTGAGCAGGATAACTTGGGGTCTACCTGTCCACAATTTCTAGGCCCCACATGAACTGCTATTTGGTAGATATTTTGGTGCCGTTTCGAGGTTTCTTTCCAAGCTGCTCACTTAGAGAACCCTTTTCCATGGCCATAACAGTTATATGCAGATGCCTTTCTAACATTTCAGCTCATTAAGTGCAAATTGGAATATGTGTACTACAGATCAGACAATGACATAAAATCATATAAATCCAACATTTACCTGCCACCAGATTGAAACCATGTCAATGAGAGCAATAACTTCTAATGCGAATGTGTTGAGTACTGCCCATATAATTGTGAGGCCTATATACATGCACAAGAATAACCATTTTGGTGCAAGGTACCCTCCACCTTTGTTTGTACCAGTACAAAGTAAAATGATACTTTGCAATGTTTGTGACCCTGCATAAGCCTaccaaacaataaaaaaggattTATCAGAAACTTATAAAGCACAAAAATGTAAAATTCAGGTAATTTATACTACATAGAAGAGAACATGTTTCTTTTACTTACCGGAGAAAAATTAACACTTCAAACGAAATTAACTACAATAGTACCAAAAACTATTGTTACCTGTGTACCAATGCCAGCTATGAGGCCAATGGTCTCCAGCCATGCACAACACCACGAAGCAAATGGACCCCACTTGGGACCAGCTAAATGAGCAGCCCAGAAGTAAAGAGAGCCAGTAGTCTGTTTAATGCCAAGAACAAGTGAGTTCAAAATATTCATCTTATAAAAGTATAACATTACGCCATGGATGACATGaacaaaagagaatattctGTATGCTTAAAAAGAGTTTGTTCttaaccttttctttttgaacaTGAGATTCCCAACTAAAGAAAATTATCTCATTCGGAGGAAATATAGCATATCTAAGATAAAGATAAATGTGTAAAAGCTGGAATACTTGAGtactacccaaaaaaagaagagtcaaaacaattaaaagaaaagctACAATACTCTGTAGCTTACATTCAACCCAAGGGGAATTGCAGGTACAAGTACTAAGGACCAAACTTAATAAAGGAGAAACTTAACCCCCGTTGCAACATTTTCTTGAACCAGAGATAAAGCTCTCATTAAAGGATATAAACATTACTTAAAACCAAAAGTACGAACATATAAAACATGGGAATTGTCAGTATGGAAGAGAGGAACCAAAAATAAAGGTTAAGAGAAGATGATTCCAACAATAACATGGGAAAACTTGGCTTGTCTATTTAATAGTAACCTGGGGGCATGATAGTCAGTAGAACAGGGAAAACAGTGAGTTCTAGGAGCTCCATAGAACAACAGGAAAATGAGTTATTATGAAATGGATTTGCAGAATCTCATATCAGCATGTCATTTAAGTTAATTTGCATTCATTCTTGGTTATTCTCTCTCAGAGAAGGTAAGGTACCTTGTTTTCCAGAAATTTTTGACCCTTTAAATTCCAACTGTATAACTCTTCCATGTCAATTCATAGAGCAACCAAACCAAAAGTTTCAATTATCAACTCTTGGATAGGTTAGAAAAACTCAGTTCATGTAGACAATTCATTTTAACTCACTAAATTCATTTTGTGGTTCTGAAACTAAATCTCTTATTTTCTAAGGGAATAGAAACATGCAGAAATGAAATTAGTGGAATCAAAGAGATTTAACATAGGAATGAAAGGAAACAAACCGGGAAAGAGGAGCAGATTTCAGCCATAGCAATTCCAACGAACCAGGTGAAGAATGACACAACCACCCATCCCCACACCAGACTTGCAGGCCCTGCATATTGCAAGCTCGAGCCAAACAAGGGGGTTATCCCAGTGAAAAGGGTCATTGTGGAAAATGAGATTGCAAGTGTCTTGAAAAGAGTCTGCACCAGTCAAACAGAAAAGACCCATCTCATCAATCTTGaaacaaaaacgaaaaaaaaaaagaagaagaagaatataaaTCAAACTGAAATGGATCTGGATAGAATAAAAAGGGGGTTGAGATTGAGTTGGGCAACCATTTCTCTTCTGAGTTCTTGCTTGTAACCCAGTTCATTGAGACGCTTCTCTCCTGAATCCATCTCAACCGTCGACGTTGCCGGTGAACGCTGTCCCATGAGCGATATCAATGATCACTGCCAAATACCAAGTAGTTGCAGTTGCAGCTGCAACTCATAAAGAAACAGGAAAAAATGGTTTTTGTTCTTAACTGGGAAGAGATAGTTTATAAGGGAGGAGCAATAACAAGTAGTACCTAAAGTCAACAGCTTTGATCTTCTTTTACTTGTTGATATTCCCTAGTGAAAATTCGCCTTGTTTGAAATGGAGGTATCTGGTGTGAAGTCTAAAGTTAAAAGCGCAAATCTCCGAAGGTCAGAGGTCAAAGCAAGCCAGCCACGCCAGGCGAGGCCCAGGTGGCAATGCCGCAATTGGATGTTTACTCCTATCGTCATAATACCCAAATTATTTGAATTTTAGTTGTCTGTCGGTCCCTCACTCTCCCTCTCCATGGGAAAATTAGGGATGATTCCATGAGTACCTTTTTACACTTCTAATTAATCTGTCTTATACTCTTATCTCCCAATTTTAACACATTTTAATTAAGCATTAGACAATTAATTCAATGTTCCCTACTTTCTACTTCTTGCTATCGTCACTCAATGAGAAGTGTCTGTCTATTCCTAAAATATTATTGCCACGTGGAAGAATTAGGCTGGTGGGGCATGAGGCATGACTTTTCCAATCACAGTGCATGAAAtgttttttggcatatgttaattaaaaatcaaactAAATTTTGGAATCCATTCATCGAGGGAGGGTAtaggaagggtatttttggaaatCCGGGTGGTGAAGACCATAAATTTATAcaaattgaaagggaaaatgAATGATATCATTGATATGcaattaattgtttttttggcatatgttaattaaTTTCAAACTAATTTTCGgcatattttaattaatttcaaaCTAAATTTTGGAATCCATTCATCGGGGGAGGATATCAAAAGGATATTTTTGGAAACCCGGGTGATGAAGGCCATAAATTTATACAAGTTGTAAGGGAAAATGAATGATATCATTGATATGCAATTAATTACCCTCCACGTAGTATTGAATTAGTTAGAAAGTAACTAAAAAATTCATATGTTTGGAATCTAACATGAATTTCTAAtacactctctctttctctctcttgttgaCAATAATGAGAATAGAAAATTATTTCGACCTGCCCTTATCTAAGGGTATTAATGAGTAACCATAATCAAGTACTGAATCTGGATCCGGATCGAATAATTGGAATTGATCTAAATCGAATGTAATATGATTAAGTCCTGGATTTGAAAATGTCTTTATAATTCGGTTAGGAGTGAATTTGGATCTACCCACCTATCCAGCAGATCTAGTCGAATCCGAATCGAATAATTACcttaaaaattaacataaattcCTAATAGTTTAATACATTTGGTGTAAAATCTTCTACTCATTTGAAATAGTTGCTTGATTGAGGAgttaataaaaacaaatttagGTATCTTCATGAATTGATAGTTGTAATAGAACTTAAAAAATTGTCTAACTTTTGAGTCAATTTGTTCCAATTagattaatattttttttcacttaaaatattttatcaatttcttttatttaagcAAATCATATATTTTGATCTCAAActtttgctttgttttgtcTCTTGAATATCAGAATCGAACGAGAATCGAATGGCATAACCGAATAAAATTGGATATAGTAACCAGATATAATAACCTAATAACTTAATAAAAATCGAATATAAGAACCGGATTGTAACCAGATCTGAACCAAATCTAACCGTCCAAGATCAGTTAGAGTATTCAATTCTAGAACTACTCCGGGAGTTTATCCGGATCTAAATCCCACTACCACTGCTTGAAACCGACCGAGCTCCGAACCGAATACCTAATTCCATACCCAATTAACATCCTTACCCTTATCTAGGTAAATTGGTACAGTTCATggtttttatttccattttggGAAGGATAATGAAAATTCTGACCATGaagtcaaagaaaaaaaatatggataTGGATTGGCCGTATATATCAAATGTAAAATTGAGATTTAATGATCTCTCACATGTAAGCGATACGCTCCCAGATATGTCCAAACACTCCActaatagtttttatttttttaaaatatcttGGTTTTGTCACTTATTAGCAAACTAAGATTGGACCAGAGGTTGGGGATTATCAAATAACCTCGAGGATCCacctatacatatatatataaacaatttCAGTTGCACCTAAGCTGTCACATTGTAGTTGTCGGAGGGTGTGTTGTttcggaaaattatcaccttcaGTTTGCTGATCGGTCCAGtttcccagttcctctaatagggggatggtggaccccaccagggcagagtgtttgggcatgggtagagaggtcatttcaacccccctttgttagaggaactggggaactgggccgggcagccaactggaggtgataaagatccgtgtTGTTCCATGTCTAGTGTGTGTCATGCTCCTCACTTCTGTAAATTTACAATAATAGGATTCAGTCATTAATTTTAACtaataaaattacaaatgaaCCCATTTTTAAGAAATGGTGATTGTATAGGTAATAGATTAGGAGTAAATGCAACATCGAATTCCTCTAAGGAGCCTAGGGAGTATTaggaggcatccaacggttgggttgtgtcacacatattttaatggatagATATGCTAAGATGTGTGTGACACAACACAAAAATTGAATGCCCCCTGAGCGTTCCGTGGATCCATGTTataaagttctttttttctttatcaaaGTGATACAGACTTGTTTACATCTCTTTTATGAAATTTCAGCCAAGATTGAATGAGAAAAgtaggtcaaagtcattgttataattatttttttaggtaGAACCTCAAAGTTTGTTGAAagattaaaaatatataaaatgaaATATTCGAAAAATTATGAAACTACCGAACAAGAGGAGGACATCTTTGTAATTTTGGGTCACTTCCACTACTCAATTTCGCACTGAAATTTTATCAATGAGATGGGTTCTAAGAACGGTTTAAAGTGATCGTTGTGGGGATCGGGACCTACAACTTCCATGTTATAACCATGATCAAATTAAgtatttttataatattttagaattggaaaaaagaaaaaaatatatagtaaTGTCATTTTaaagaaacaaatacaaaaaacgAATTGAAATATGTTATAATAGTCAGATATCTATTCtcccttcaaccaaaaaaacaaaaaaagatatcTATTCTCCCGGAAGAGATTTACTTCTCAAAGGGTTCAGACGTAGGGTGGGCAATGGTCAAACCACCTCCATCTTCCACGACCCTGTTGTGTGAAAAATCCTTCATTCAAGGAGGGGTGGTTGGAATGAGAATAGGACACCCTGTTGCATTGCAGCGATTTAAAGTTTTACTCGTGCCCCGATATTCCAAAGACTTTTCAAAGATAACAGAACAAAGTAACTTGAAAATGGACTGTAATTGCACTTCAAATTACTTATAGTGAACAATCTACAGTGCAAATCATTAGGGTGcataaaacaaaatagaagaaacctTAGGTTCACACTGTCgtggaaaaggaaagaaaaacagTGAAGGAAAGTAAAGTAAATGCAGGTTTTTGTATGTGTTTGATACATTCCTCTTTCTTGCTCTTCCTGCTTATTTTATACAGTAAGGGTAACCATAAGAAACGGTCTCCTTATTCATCGGCCACTATCTCCTCCATGTTCGGGTTAGCACATCTTCCAAGTCTTAACTGCTAAAAACTGTCTTTGATGCTAACCGTTTGCCTCTTGGCCGATGAACCCAACCTTGATCGGAAGGCGCCATGGTGCTTCGGTCAATCCACTTGGTCGAGTCACCCCATGGCCAAGTGCCTTTATTCGGCCGTGAAGGAGTGGAACAAAATCTGGGTGTAAACAAACCCTCGGGTCCTTACTCTCCAGTCAGGCCGCATTTCAAGCTCTCCAACCCATCAGCCTGTTGACCTGGTAACTGATCTTATAGACTGTAAATTCGGTCACTGGAAAGTTGGATTATTAAAAGAGATCTTCAGCCTCACTGAAGTGAGTGCCATTATGCAGcaatcattatcctctccggtTCCCTGCCCACAACagttgtccggttcctctcatagggagctggaaatgacgacctaacccctTGCTCGAGTGAGATTAAGTCATCATTTgcgcctccctatgagaggaactggacaacTGTACCGGACaagataaaaattccattaTGTAACTCCCTATTTTATCTCAAGCTCGAAAAGACAATTAGATTTGGTATCCATCCAAAAACGGATTGTTTACTGTTAGATCAGCATATTTCATTAGTTTGTCTAATGATCTAGCTTGTTCTCTcgcttcatcctcctcatcccTAATCCTTTTGGGACATCCATTTGGAGGATGGAAACATACCCAAAATCAAGACATTTTTATGGCGCTATAGACACAATGCCTTAGGGTTAAAGAAAGCTCTGGCTGATTGACAAATAAATGTCTCTCCTATCTGCCCGGTTTGTAATGATGAGAAGGAATCTATTTGCCATGCCCTCCttctaggggtgcaagtttggccctgttggcccgaacccgccctaagcccgaacaAGGTTTGGGctaagatatttggccctgagggcgggtcagggctagaaatttctggccctgagttagggtcgggtcgggttagggttgaggcctcaagctaagcttggcccggcccggcccaaccctaatttaagttatactataaaatatatattgacaaaatttatacattataaactttaaatttcacccacatttctttatataatatattatatatgaagacaataagtgttataatataatttattatattgttattttatgtaaaattaataatgttcttccacccatttcactcatgcatttctttccccctccccatgatcggggccaattagggtcggcccgacccgaccACGAGGGCGGATCGGGTTGGATTTTTCCTCCCCTGAGTCggggtcgggtcgggctggAGCcggctaaggggacttagggttgggctagggttctataaagcctggcccaacccgaccctgttgcagccctacctCCTTCGATGCAAGCATGCTAATGCATTTCGATCTAACGTTTTATTACCATGAGGTAAATCAACAGTTACTCTTTCGGTACAGAAATAATTATGCATCATTAGCATACCTATGACAGCTTCAAATAGATCATATATCAACTCTTCAATTAGAATCAAATCAAATTTGCTCTAAATCGTATTATTAGTTTAGAGTTAGGATTTGTGGGTTGCCACCAAAAGCACTCCGAAAGCCACTAATAcataaaggaaagttctatgtGGAACAAGCTTATTTACAATTTGTTCAGATGCGAAGGAAAGAACCAGTTGAGTTTTCAAAGATAAAGGGCTAAAGCATCATTGTGCCTTTAGAACATTTGTTGAATATTCATCCTTATGAAGTGACTAAAAATACATAAGTAATTTTGAACTATAATTTCTTTGATTCCTCGAGAAACAAGATACACTAATTGAAGAGTAATATGAACAGTTAACAGAAAAGATAGACCACCCTGGAGAAATCTGTACAACAGTAAAGAAAGTATGAACATGATTCTCTAATGATTCTGCTCAATCATGTATCATATCATGTTATTTAAGCAAATTTGCATAACCAAGACAACTTCTGTTACTCAATAAAGCTGTCATCCATGATCATTCTCTCTCTAAGAAGGTAAATGTTCTTTCTCATCTATACATATTAATCACCTAAAATCTTCTACCCTAATTCACAGGTAAATTAAATCCAATACTTTCAACTACCGAAATGCTAGATAGTTGAAACTAAATCCAGTTTGCTTCTGAAACTAAATCTTGCTCAGTAATGAAAGGGTAACAACAAGAAAGGCTCGGTCTTCCCACCTTATGAAGACATACCTAATATTTGTCCACATATtaacagaaaaatagagaaggatCACATTACAGATCCAAACTTTCATGAAAAACGCCCCAGTAATAATTAAATTGATACTGAGGGAAATGAATTTTGTCAAGGGAACCATCTTCTAAAGCCTACTAGTTCTTCACTGTGACTCCTAGCTCGCCAGCAACAATCACAGTGGTAGCCATGTTGAGAAACATCCCATGCTCAACAACACCTGTAAGTCGCAGAATTGAATCACTAGCAGAATTTAGATCCCCAATTTCCTTCTCAAAATACGATTCCACAATATAATTCCCATTATCCGTCACGAACGGCTCATCACTTTCCCCACAAGTTCTAAGCTTTGCAACACAACCAGAGTCTTCAAACAACCTCTGTAACTTCTCTGTCGTGAACTTCCAGCAGAAAGGCACAATCTCAACTGGCATAGCAAGAAGGCTACCACCCAAATAGGGTACCAGCTTCGACTCATCGACAATGACGATAAACTTCCTGCAAGCTCCCTCAACCATCTTCTCCCTCAGCAGAGACCCACCTCGACCCTTAACGAGATTGAGATAAGGATCAACCTCATCGGCACCATCAATGGCAAGATCAATCACTGGAAGCGAATCAAGATCCGAAAGAGGAATCCCTAACGACATCGCCTGTTCATGGGTTTTCTTAGAAGTGGGTATTCCAACGATGTTCTTCAGTTTCCCCTCTTGCAGAAGCTCTCCTATTCGCTCCACCGCAAACTTAGCCGTAGACCCAGTTCCCAGCCCTAAAACCATTCCCGATTCCACGAACTCAACCGCCTTAAATGCAGCGATTCGCTTCAACTCGTCCTGCGTCAATAACACTGGCGGCGGACGTGGAGAAGGAATCGACGGAAAATCAGGAATTGAcgtagaagaggaggaagccATGATAGCTTTCCCCACGAAATGCGAGAAAGCGATCGTCATATCTAAATAGTGTTTGAGGTGAAATGGCTAGTGTGGCTCGTATCCTTATCTCCTTGTACGCAAATCAATAATAAAGGGTTTGAAACGAGAATGAAAAGTAGAGGATTTTATCCGATTtatagaggaaagagaggataAAGAGGTAGAGAAAGATCTGACCACTACTTCCGTTCGCTTATTCTGGGAGGTTTCGTATCATCCGCAATGAATTAGGGGCTTCCGTGACTGTTTTGTTCAAGGAACATTAAACAAACATTACGCAGTAGCCATCAGagacttttcttttttatttctccgAAAGCTTATAAGCTTTATAGTTCCTGAGCAGAGAGATGCTCCAACAATTAAATTCGTTGCTTATTGCTCCGACAAGTCTTGGGCTAGTTTTgatggatccagatcttctatgggGTGCTGCCTGTAGCGGTCTGAGCAATGCAGATTGAGTTACGTGCGTAAAGACCGTCGTATTCCTGTCTAAATATCTTGTCCGAACAAAGATAAGGTGATCATTACACGTGCAGTCCAGTGCCACACAGGCCGCTACAGGCCAGagtagacgatctgaattgaaatttaacatgtgatTAATGATCTAAATGGATCAAGTCAACTATTGGATTGTTAGACTCAAATAGATGGCAAGTCTAACTGTTTGTTAGACTCAAATAGTTGGACTTATATtagtttcaatttgattttatcCTAAAATAAACATAGTTGGTTTGACAAGCTTATGTTCAATATTGAGGGTTCGtggtttttgtttcttctagATCTTATAGTAGCAGGGATGAAATTGATTAGTGTCAATTCTGATTTTGGATTGGAGTAGCCTGAATGGATCAGATCCAATCGATCCTAAGCCATTTTGATGTAAAATGAGGATTGGCCTTGGAATCAGGAATCAGTCGAACTGATTCTTCTGATTCAATTAAACATATATTGAAGAAACTATAACATGAACTCTAAATACATAACATAAGCTTGTCAAATGGTCGATTTGGTCCAGTTTCAATCCCGGAATGAGTGAGATCAAAATAAAACTTTTAGGAAACTATAGTTTTTGATCGTTTTCAATCCGGTGcagttttgatttattttggtttttaaataCCAATTTAGATCAATTTGTTTTTCGGatttgaaccacaatgaaatcttacattcataaggTATAGTAATGAAATATTCGATAAAATCACTTTAATTCACCTTTTCCTAAGTCAAATTAGTATACAACCATTAATagaaaaaattaatttgatGCCATCATGTTGTAATGCGAACAACAAGAAATAAattgtaaaagaaaaataattaatattaaaatcaagAGATAAATAAAATCTATTTCAAAATCATTGTTACAAGTCATATTAATAAACCCTAATCATTGCAGAGCTTGCAAAATTCACTGTGATCTCAATTTAGAGAACAGAATCAGCTAgttgttcttattcttcttcctctctctctttctctctttttgccTCTTTCACCTATTGCTACTAGCTAGTCCTGTTTAAGTCCTGTTTAAGGTACTGTTCTTTCTTTCCACGtaatgaaaaattttaataCCTTGATGATAAGTTTAATATGTTTAGAgaatcttatttatttatttttgttgcgTTCAACAATGAACCTCTTTCATTCCCCACCCAataattcttccttttttttttttggataaaccaATAAAACTATTTTAGGCACCGTGATTGATGCGTCATGAAAATTCCTCCCACATTGGCAACATAGGAACCCAATGCATCTTGTTCTAACCTAAGTGGTCGATCATGATTGTCAATTTTGAACTTGAATTGGTCAGACCAATGAATTGATCGGCTCAACTCCCAAATCGAACCCTTAttggttggttttggtttgagtTTTATAAAATCGATAGAATTgaaaccagaccaaaccaaccaaaaacTAATATAAAACTCAGATTGAAACCAATATAAGCTAAATAAGTTGATAAAAgcctataattttttttgggaatagaaTGCTTCTTGATCGTGCGTCTTACGTGGCAACCATGCCCAAACACAGAATCGCCTTGGGGTGGCGGTAAAATTCACCTGTACACAGGGGCAAGGCGATTCCTTCTAGATGACCCAAGGTGGTTTTGTTTTTAGGCGTGGTTGCCACACTAAGTGCATCACCTTGGGGTGCCTGAAAAATCCACCTTTACATGGGGTAAGGTGGTTATTTCCAAACGCCCTAAGGTGGTTTCGTGTCTAGGCGTGGTCGCCCTGTTAAGGGTAGAATTGgatagcgttctttctcccaaatttttttaagtgaaaaaaaaaaaccctctacCCGGAAGTGTGGCTTAcctaacactcccatgagtttattTGTCTtttctccatatgaaaagacacctacgtcccatgttttgagg
The sequence above is a segment of the Telopea speciosissima isolate NSW1024214 ecotype Mountain lineage chromosome 7, Tspe_v1, whole genome shotgun sequence genome. Coding sequences within it:
- the LOC122669039 gene encoding probable ribose-5-phosphate isomerase 2 produces the protein MTIAFSHFVGKAIMASSSSTSIPDFPSIPSPRPPPVLLTQDELKRIAAFKAVEFVESGMVLGLGTGSTAKFAVERIGELLQEGKLKNIVGIPTSKKTHEQAMSLGIPLSDLDSLPVIDLAIDGADEVDPYLNLVKGRGGSLLREKMVEGACRKFIVIVDESKLVPYLGGSLLAMPVEIVPFCWKFTTEKLQRLFEDSGCVAKLRTCGESDEPFVTDNGNYIVESYFEKEIGDLNSASDSILRLTGVVEHGMFLNMATTVIVAGELGVTVKN